Proteins encoded by one window of Marixanthomonas sp. SCSIO 43207:
- a CDS encoding carboxymuconolactone decarboxylase family protein — protein sequence MNNSNIVEEFNDYRSKMNDEILKDNNKIIKRIFNLDTNAFAEGALPKKTKELMGLGNSMVLRCDDCVRYHLEACYKLNITKAEVVEALSVSLLIGGTIVIPHLRRAYEYWDALEKTNQ from the coding sequence ATGAACAACAGTAACATTGTAGAAGAATTTAATGACTATCGTTCAAAAATGAACGATGAAATTCTAAAGGACAACAACAAGATTATCAAGCGTATTTTTAATCTAGACACAAACGCATTTGCCGAAGGTGCTTTACCCAAAAAAACCAAAGAGTTGATGGGATTAGGCAATTCAATGGTATTACGTTGCGATGATTGTGTTCGCTATCATCTAGAGGCTTGTTACAAGCTCAATATCACAAAAGCAGAAGTAGTTGAAGCATTAAGTGTATCATTACTTATTGGAGGTACAATTGTAATTCCTCATTTAAGAAGAGCATATGAATATTGGGATGCTTTAGAAAAAACAAATCAATAG